The Coffea arabica cultivar ET-39 chromosome 2c, Coffea Arabica ET-39 HiFi, whole genome shotgun sequence genome includes the window CCTGTcctgtctccttttcttttttctcattttgcttttcactttttccctCTTTTGGAGGTGGAGAGGAGGGATGACGTTTTACAAACAGCGAAAAAAATAGGCCTTCTTCGAACAAGTATATGATGCCTTGTGCCAGAACAAGTTTTTTTATCCATTCGAATAGAATACATGATGCCTACTTGTGTAAAAGAAGCGGGTATTTACCTCTAAACAAAAAGAGCTACAAATCTGCAGCAATGCCACAAGCAACCACCCGATAATCATTCAATTGGTGAGGCAAGCCTCCTTCCAACACCCATAAACTCAGCTGCAAACTCCTCATCATTTTTATTCAACATGTCTTTCAAGCTACATTCCAAATTTCTGCCTTTCAGTACCCAAAATCTCggttttatcttcttctccaaCGAGTAACTGAAGTACCTCGGATAGTCAACCAAGTCACTCAATGGCTTTTCCATAACGTCTACAAGGAACTCTGCCTTAGGCATCAAAACATTTTTAATGCTGTAACCAAGCAATGGAGAGAATCTACGGACCATAAACCCCACATCCTTCTTTGATAGACCAATCTGCATCAAGTACATCATCCTGCTTAACATAGCAGTGAAGCTATGTAAGAATACAATCCCAACAAGCATTCTACTCTTTGAATATGACAATCTAAAGAATATTACCTAGGACGTAGAGTGCGATCAACATCACAGACAAAAAAATCTggatattttttaataactcgTGGGAGCTGATTTCTAGAAACTCCTATGCTGGAGATGAAAGCAAGCTTTCTCTTAAGAGTTTCCTCAATGCTTCCAGCAAAAATCTCAGGACGGCGAGCAAGTATCCTACCAACACTTGCCTTGTCAAGGCCCAGATCTTTAAAGAACAATACCACCTACAGATGCAGGTCATACTTAGTAAACTTCATCAAATCTATTGAAGGACATAAAAAGAGGGTTGAGATTTGGTGGGACATTACTATTGCACTAACCTCAAGAAATTCCTCAGGTTTCTGCAGCAGCAGTCGAGGACTCCTAGCAATTATTCGACCCAACTTTTTATTTGCAATGTGTAATTCACTGAAATGTTCCACCATCACCTTCAGCTTATTGATTGAGCAACCCAATAGAAGTGGCCAGAATTTTATTGCATTAGTAACACTGTCTTGTGGTACCTGTTTAAAAAGAAACCATATTGAAGCAAAATGAGTATCATATAACAATATTAGAAGTGCCTGTCATAATAATAACCAGAAGGAAGAATTACATTATGGGGTACCCTCTCCAATTCAGAAATAATATCAGAACAGACTAACTCTCAGGTTGTTGATAAATCAACAAATATATGAAAAGTGAAACCAGGATCTGGTACCTTCTCCTTATCAAAGAAATCTAACACGTTTTCACAGTTTTCAAGAATGCTTGTGGAAAGAATCCATGGATACTTGAGCAATAGCATGCCAAAATCAGTATCTTCTGCACCAACCTAGACAACAGCAGAAAAGTGGTAACATGCAAGTCTGTATGCTTTCAACTGCATAAAAtgaaacagcaaaagaaaaatataagcaCTGGAGTTAAGACATTGGGCTGCATATCACAACAGAATGAAAAAGCTACTTAGTTCCCCAACAGTGCAACTTGCAGAAAGCCAGCTAATCTACCCCATTAtgtttgcaaaaaggaaccagCCTAACTGGATAGAGCTATACAATCAAGCATCCCAATAACCAgtgtttaaaaatttttagcGGTATTGTTCTGTGGCTCACATGTTActtatttaggaaaaaagaaCAGAAATTAGCAAAAGAACTTGTGATTTAACATAGCATTGCCTCCTTATTGTCGACCAACCAAAGATACCCCAGGAAATTATCTAGATTGAAGACTGAAAGTAGCCAAAAACAATCCTACTCAATGGGGCCAAAAAAACAAGACCATGCGCATGCCACTATGGATTAGAGGACACAAAATTGCATAGACTCAAAAATGCATATATAACAAATCCCAATACTGAACTGTCATCTGAACATTCTCTCAGCAAGTAACTGATAACTCAACCTTAACTGAAGACTTAAAACAACAAGAGATAGTGCCACAAGACAAATTTATATAAGTTATGGTGGATAAAAGGGCCATTGATTGTCACTCCAATTACATTAGTTGTATGATACTGCAACTTCAGTTGCCAAAAGTCTCGGATGCCTATTTGTCATTCAGTATACAAAGCTTTGTATCCTGGCTTTTAAATACAGGACATGAACAAGCTTTAAGAACCCAACTTATATGCATGACACTCCTGACTTGGGTTGGCATTGTCAAATGAAAATAAGGTGATCCTTTTGatctcattctttttcattCTCCTTTTGGTTTTAGATGTTGAAGAACATTTACATGAAttgtaaataaataatttttgtgGAAAGCATCATCATGTGATTATCTAGTCATTTAAATTGATTGCAGCAACAAGACCGGGAAATTTGAGAttacaagaaaaaaattataCTCCTCCTAGAAAATATTGCACATGTATACAAACAAAGCCTTCTTAACTTATTACAGAGAAACCAACCTGCAATAACATAAACACATGTGGAATGCAATTTTTGCTCCACCCACATGATTGAGAAGATAGATTAGTATCATCAGAGAAATGTGTACCTTTCGTAGGGCCAGCAGTCTTGGTTTAACTTCCTTCTCAATGTCATAGAATATTAGGGGTGGAAACAACAGAAATAATTTTCCCAAGCAACCCTCAGGAACACCAATATGGTGAAGGAATTCCACCATTAACTTCACATGGGATTCTATAGGTAGCTGCAGAAGGCCAGGAAATGATTCAATAAGCTGTGGGAACGACGCATCCCAGGAACCCAACAAATTCAGACCTCCACGCCGTGCTTGAATCTACCAATACAGAGTATAAGGTTAATGTTCCTAAAAAACTATGATCAGTGAAATCCTAATGAATTCCAGACAGTTATACATGGAAATGGAAGAGGTTAGCTATAGAAAACTAAAATTCTGTTGGAAAGGCATACAAACCTTCTCGAAAAAAGACAGAGTTTGCTGCACATCCTCATCTACAGAAATCGATAGGTTCATCATCATGGTGCGGGCATACTTCCCAATAAGCCCTTGATCATCACTGTCAGAAAAGAAGATTTCCTTCACATACTTAACCTAAAGGCAAACAAAAAAATAAGCAGCCTTGTAGCTGAAAGTTGGAAGAGAAAGctaaggaagaagaaagaaataatgCCCCTAATCCAAAGGTCAGCTTTCCTTGGTTCAGAATAACACTTTCCATAAGAGAAGAGTTTTAAGTGGTAATTGGTAGAGAACATGCTACTAGTGGAAATTAGCAGGTtaaaaacacttcaatcttgaaaGAATAATCAGATAACAACCATGCCCCAATCAGTGTGCTATAACAGGTTGTCTAGATATTGTAACACTTAGATGATGCCGGTGATACACAATTACATACAGCAGGTTGCTCCATCATTTCTCTCCGTTATTTCTCTCCGTTAGGCAGTTTCTTCATACCATAAAATTGGTGTTACAGTTAAGGTCAGGAGCTATTGAATAATCGTCTCAACCAGTAGAGCCGAAGGaggggtttttcttttctttttttctttttaattgttCTGGTTAGTTATCTCATACCTGATGAATTAGGGTAGGAAGTGTACGGGAGGAGAGATATCGAGCTAAGTGGGAAGCAGAAGAGAGAGTAAGTCCAATGCTCTCCAAGTAGGGGAGCATACCCTTATCGCCTTTTCTTTTGGCCATTTGGTAAATCTTGTCCATAAAGGATAGAGGGGCACCAGGGGACCAAAGTGCTAGTTCACCAGAGGAGGAGGACAGTTGGTCGAGGTCTTGAACACTGTGAATCAACATGGCAATGTACTTGGGAGAGTTGGAAGAGATTCGAAGAGATTCATCCTTTGAAACACCGACTTCTTGCTCAAGATACTGCCGCACAGCCTCTCTTGctgtttcttcttcctcctcctcatTACAGAAGAAAGAAGACGACGATGATGGCGGCAGCGAGGGCAGGGGATGAAGGGCTATCTTCCTTGGAATTGGTAAAATCAAAGGAGAGGTACAAGTTGGAGACCATTTTctggaattaaagaaaatggcTGGTAGGAGGAAGATACTAGAAGCATGACGATGACGATGACGATGATGATGGTGATGATTCAGGTCAGAGATTGCAAAGGAAACATTTCTAGGGACAGGGATGGCAAGAAATTTTGATGACATCCCTTCCTCAGTAATTCAATTGTAAATTACAGCTGCAAGAAATTACTAGCTGCTTGCCCGCTTATATCTCAGCAATAATTGGTCTGCCTAGAGATTTGCTTTACAGGATATATGAACAATAGGACGGGTACCTGCAATCAGATATAATCATAGCATATTGGTAAGTGGAAGTACCAGCTTGGTTTAAAAGCTTAATAACATTAATAGCATCAACTTCGTTTCCAGTTTTCAGCAGTTGTGTTCTATAGCTATCCTCAATCCTTCTCTCATCCCAGAAGTTCAGCCAGGAGGTTGGAAGCTATTCCTAGTCTTTTACTGGTCCTGCGGTCCAAAGCCCATCCCAATTCCTTGTAACCGCTCCAGCTCCAGCAGCTCCAGGATTGATTTTGAAGTCCCACCATTAATAAGTTTCCAAAAGCCATCCTTAGGAGGAGTCTACTTAGTCATAACTTCAGATTTTTCCTTAGGTATGGTCTGCTTAGGTCCAAGAAAGGATTAAACAGAGGTAGTTGAAAGAGGAGAGGGTTCAGGTTTGACAACCTAAATACATAGATTTATTTGATGATTCCATAAGGAGCAGCAACTGAAAGAAATCACAGTACcccaaaaaatttaataaaaatggGAAGCAGTTTTTTGCAAGGCAGGCTATTTCCATTCATTCCTCACAGCTTATGTGATGATCCATACTTATCTCCCTACATTTAATTGGAGCCAAAGGCTTATGGCAATCGGAAAACTTCTAAGAGGTGATTAACATTCTCCACCTATATTGGTTAAACAAGAAGGAGAAGGTATAAGGGATACTTTTCTTCTAAATAACAAGTTTATGGTAGGTATAGACCTTTCAGAGTGGCATTTATTGCCAAAGTGTTCATCCAACAAATTTTCCCACTTTAATCTCTTTTTCCCACAATTAGCAGAAACTTATTCAAAACTATAATTAAAACTTCAAACTAAAGTCGCCAAAAGATGAAATAACTTCAATTTCTTTGGAAATCAAAGAAGGCAGAGACAGGaacaagaacaaagaaaattgatgatttaagaaattttgaaacttcTGACTCATGATGGAAACAAAAGAGTAGGCTCAAACAACAATTGAACAAGAGCTGAGAAATTTGAGCATTCATTGTCAAGATACCATCAAAATACATCATAcccagtaatacacaaaatcaAGAAGACACCACTGTATTAAGCACGAATATGATCTGCCTTGTCTTACAACCAAACAACAACCAACGGAAGTCTCACCTTCCAAGGACTGCCATAGCCCAAAGAGAAGATTTGGCCTCAAACCCCAACAAATGCATAAAATAAGTATGTATTTTTAGGACAAGATTAAAAAGAATGACATCATAGATGATGATTGCGTATTTTAATGCAAGAgcagaaaatttatttattttttcctaaATTCCCACTGTCAGGTAAACAAACATCACCCTTGTAAACAAATCCTAACatgacaaaaaattaaaatagtcACCACAAAAACCAGAAGAAAATACGGTATTCACAGAActaaatgcaaagaaaaggttAAAAGCAGAAATTACATATAATAGAAGCTAAAGGCTGCGGAATTTGTGTGTATGAGCATTGAATTGGAGAACAAGGATGAACACCCAAACACATTTTCTGGTTCAATGGAATGAGATCAATCCAGAAACATCACAAAGTTTCACCACACCAAAATACTCAGATAACAAGAAGGACTTTTCACATATATTGAAGGAAGAAATGAGAAACAACACCATATTATCACATACCCCAAAATAAAGGGAAAGAAACTAACTGTGATTCCTCCTTCAGTGAcctcccttgtctttctttacctGAGATAGTAACACAAAAATCCATAAGAACAAAATAAGCATAGTCAAAAAAACCATGAGAAAATAAACATCATGTGAGATTTCTGACCTGGCGGGTTCTTTAGAGATTGCAGATACCAGATACAAAAATGCAAACCTTAAATTTGCACCCTATAACAAACATGAAATTGATTAGAGACAAAGACATCAGTCTAAACGGCGAGATCAATGGAGAGAAAATAAATTAGATAAGAGAAATCTCCAAGGTAACTATGTtccaacaaagaaaaaaaagagataaaacaGGTATTTTCTGGATAGATAGAGAggaaaaatcatatttttttcagGAACAGATGGAGatcggaaaaggaaaaagaaaaaccaaatgcGAGCAGTGGAGCAGAAAAGGTTGACCAGATCTTCAAGCTTCTCCTATATCaggattaaaaaaataaaaaggaaaaaaacagaGTGAATAAAGGGTGGATCTTGAGTGTTGTTTATCTGGGTAGTCTTCAAATATgggggaaaaaaggaagaagaagaaagtgagaatagaataaatttttagtctgtttcttttcttttttagagaGAAATATGGAGGGAATCCATGGAACGAATGGAGGTCAGGCGATATTTTTTTATAAGACAAAAAGGAAATAGAGAGGTCTTGGGAAAAGCCAGTCAAACAATAGGCATTGACAAAGAGAGAAACAACAGGAAAGCAAATAATAAGCAAGTGAGAAGTGAAAGTCAATCAAATATATTCATCTTAAAAATTGGACTTAAAATTTTGTTTCAGGGTTGCTCCTATTCAATATTCACAAGAATTACATGGATTATTGTTATTTGCAACTACTTGTTTAATCAAACTTTGATATCTATTCTATTCCCACAGAATATGTGACTATTGAAAACTCCCTGAAATGGAACACAAAAATGAACATATATAGGCAAGGCAAATGATAAAGAAGTTTCTACGAGTTACTctccaattttttcttttatcaaaaaTCCCAAAACTGATCCAATGTGGGTGGTCATAAAGTTTTCCTAATCTCAACACTACCAAGAACACCAAGCTTCAAAGCAGATTCATGAAGTTCACTATTCCCTGATTTTCACAACCCACATTAGTTTGTTAATCATTGTTAATTGAGGCATACTTCACACACCTCACATGGTTTGAAATTTAACTACTTCAACTATTAACAGTTGAGTTTTTAAGCCAAACGTTGAAAAAATTATGTGGATAGTATGCTTAGCAAAGTAAATGTGACATTCCAGGCCTTAATCAAAGATTATTGATCCAAACccaggaaacaaaaaaagagacCCCATGGAATTTCACTCACTTGGCTATAAAATGTTGTCCAAGAAGTGTAATAACTGTTgcaaaaaggcaaaaaatgacaaaagtCGTTACCAACTAACAAAAACAATCTAACAGAAACAGTCAATATACAGCCTTTTACTCTCAATTTCTTACATTTAAAGAGTTGCTGGCAATATCAACTGGAAAATGAAACTTTCCAAGAACATGAAAAAAAGAAGTTAAACGATTGCGTCTAAGGAAATAATCACAAGTTCCAATGCAAAAGGGTGAAAGCATAGAATATTGGACATCAAGGATGATAACTGAATGAAGCTGCTTAAAAAGACGTGACAATCTCTTAATCATGACTACATTGGAATTTTAGGGAATACTTCAATAAGAGGCAAAACTTTCTTTCCATACTCTATTTCTTGGAGTAGAAAATTACAATTGACTTCTGAtacgaaaaaaaaaacaaaaaacaaaaaacaaaaacagagaccTAAAAGTGCTTACATTGAACAAACATTTGACACAGAGCAAAGAATTTCCAATCATTCATACTTGGCATCAAATTTCTATCTCTCAACCTATAGCAAACATTTGGAACTTATtagagaataaaagaaaatttaaccAAGAGAAAAAAGTACACGTAGAACAAGAATGGAGAAGCCAGCAGTTTTCagatagaaagaaagaaagataagaacaGATTGGGTTTTGTTGACATACAAGCTTCGAGTAGGAGGGAATTAAGCTATGGAAAATTTTTTATCGGAATTGATTAGTCTTCTCAGCATTGAGCCCAACCCCTCTATTGCAGATACAGAAATTTGATGGGGGACCTCTGGTTTTCCAACTCCCAGTATGTTGCCCACCAGCAGAGAGGGAAATAACGTTTTTTTGAATAGAAAGGAGAGGGGAGAGTTTTTCTCTGAGGTCTTTCGGTCAATTTTTTGCAGGAACACTGACATGGGATAACTCCAGCAACACCTCTCCCCATTCGTCAGATTTGGCATCAACCAATCTAACAATTTACAATTCTTTCATTATCTTGCTCAATATAATTATTTACTTTTTAACCACACAGACAcacatactaaaaaaaaaaagaaagaaaaaaccttGTTCTATTTTTTCCACTTGACCAGatgttcaagaaaaaaaattcaagccCAAGATAAAAgaggcaaaagaaagaaacctttgAGAGCTAGGAAACAGAGATTACACGAACAAACATGAAAAATGCTTTATTTCTCTATATGTTAAAAACCCAGAAAACCATAAGGAATGCCTTTTATACTAGAGTTCAACAAACATTTGcatggaagaaaaagaaatgatcaCAAAGAAAAACCTGCCATTAGTTGCTGTTCATTCTTCTTCTATCACATAGCTGCCATTAAAACAAGAAGCCAGTTTTAGAAGAccaaaaaaataaggaaaaagaaaaataaggaaattgtaaaataaaattaaaaaactgaCTAAAAAATAATCAGCTGGTGGGTAAAATAAGGTCGAAACCTCCATTAAAATCATAATCACTTCCTCTTCaatcttcatcatcttcttccACCTAAAAAACAAACGAAAAAAAATACTGAAAAAGGTCAGCTAAATCGTTAAAAGAGAGGGGAAAAGAAAACGAAGCATAGAAGAAATAGCTTTCTAGTACTTAGGAACGAGGAATTATTAACCATGATTACTCGAGGGAGGAGCGAAGAaagagggagaagaagaagggaagaaaaccaagaaagaaTATATCAACCCTTTCTGTCTTGAGCCCATCGTCCACCAAATCCCTTCACCAACTTGTCACAAGAAAGTATAATCTGGATAATTAGACTGTAATCTCTTTCCCGTACAAACAAAAGCCACAAATTGAGGGGAGGAAGACCCCTGCGGCTGCTGAGTAGAGCCTTTTTATCCGGAGGTTGGCAGCAATACAGAGTGGCAATTGCTGCTGCTtgccccaaaaaaaattcagaaaccTACCTTCTAGTTTTCAACAGTTTCACTTAGCACACCTTAACTTTATAAAATATCACTTGCCTACcttatttttaactttttataaCATTGTCAACccatttcaaaatattatttaaaaacttaaaatatactatttaaaaacttatttttgaatAGTGAAGATATTTTCATTTAAAATGAACCCTTTGTTatcctacttttttttttcaatattgaaACCATATAATAGAAGattgaaaataaaaacaacTGTGCAAATGTATAATATTGATGGAATTAATATAACAGTGATATATTaacatacaaaaaattttgtttaaacaaAGTGTTTTGAAATCCAAAAAGATTATTCCCTTATTGTAAAGtgtttttggtcaatttgaggagtttttcaaatttttagaatttttaaaattttctaaaattgttgTCTAGATTGttggcttaaaaaaaaaaaaaaaaaaagacatcacAATGTTTATATTTACAAACTCATTTGACCTTTTTTCAAAGACTGAAAAAGATTGTCTTAATTCGAAAGTGTGGTGGATGAATTTAAGAATTTGTGAATTgcgtacaattttttttaaatttctaattttgtccAAATCAATGTCTtgaaaacttttaaaaaataaaattctgaACCATATATTTAGAAATGTATTTGAGGTGGTTTCAAGGTACAAAGTGTTACCTCTTCATTATAGAATTCTCGAGTAACTTTAATGAGTTTTCTAAATTATttagaatttcaaaattttattatattttttttgcgtAGACTAATGatacaaaaattattaataGAACTTTCAACCTTATTAATACCTTGTAATTCCTAATTAAAAAATCATATCCACCAAGTTTTTAAAAGTTAAGGAATTAACTAGATTTGTTATGCAAATAAATTGGTTAACAAGAAAGAGCAatattgaaataaaaatatattctCTATCCacaaaagaatttttttaataatatattttgaaatgagTTGACAatgttacaaaaagttaaaaataagaaaagcaagtgatttttttcaaaatttaggagtgctaagtgatattatcACAAACTTTAGTGAAAATTTCTGgaattatcccaaaaaatcaCATGCCGAGCAGGTGAGAAGGCGACCACCCTTGAGCAACCCTCAGCGGCTTTACTATATACTACTATGCAGGGACCACCATGCATCGCACGGTGAAAGCATGCAAATTGTCCAATCCTGCCCATCTAACTTACAAATTGTTGTGATGATAAATGTTGAATTATTCGGGGTCATACAATTAGGAGGCATATAATTAGTAAAAAGAATTATTGAATTAAAGAGGTGAGTGAAAATTGCAATTCAGTGTCATTAAGAGTACAACTCTTCAATAGATCCAATATACACAATATGATGCATTGAGCTGCATCCGTGAGCTAGGAAGGAGGGAACGTGAGCTGCCAGAAATTTTCTGGTTCTGCCGTGGGTTGGAGTGAAGCCAGGAAGGAAATTTGCAGGAAGCTTCACCATTCTGTACCTTCATCCCCACCAATTCCAACCAACCGAACTCAAATCTACCAGCTACAACCAATTCCAGCCGCAACTTAGAAGCCAGGAACCACCGACTGCACTTGAAGCCGTGAGCAAGgaaaaaatttctggaaattttcgtgtGAAGGATTAGCTGCtatctgaggtaatttctggtcTAATTAGGTTGATTACTAGTTGAGCAAGCTACATCTGAGCTTGCATGTAGGGATTAGGCAATCGGATGCTGAAATCAAACCattaggaaaaatttctgttttgatgaaatgttgCTACCGAGACTTTGAGGAGATAATGCAGCTCCAATTGTGTTTGTCTGTGGCATCTGAACACCTAAGTGCCTTTAGCTGAGTGAAGACTTGAAGATTTAGACCATGCATGCTGAAttgtgcattcggatgatgTAGTAAAGCagagaaaaatttctggtttggttaAGAAAATTTCTGCCGAGAGCTTAGCTTGATTATTGCAGCCTAATTTGGTtcaattttgttgttgttgttgttgttgttgttgttgttgttgttgttgttgttgttgtttacGCTTATAACCATAATTAGATGGTTAATAACAAGTTAATTAGGCTCTGCATGCAGCTAATTAGTTAGtttaaaacagaaaataaaataaaataaaaatgaaatctgTTACATGCATGTTCACCGAAGCTAGCTGAACAGAATTTATGGAAATTTTGGGAATTTGCAGCTGTTGTTTAAGttaaattttgaattggaaATATTAATTAGCTAGATAAGTTTTTGCATGACTAATTTAGGTATCTAAAACCATGTTTAGCCGAGGAAAATTGGATTTTATAAACACCTAAGTGCTGGAAAATTCTGGAATAGCCGAGAGGTTTGatcagaaattttcagtttgttttcttttggattttaaactatttctggattttttttccttggaatATAATGGTTGAGAAATACAGAGGAGTTGTAAGTCTTAAGTTGTGTAAGTTGGTTAacaatgaaatatttgataaattGAAGATGGAACCAGAAAATGTTGGGTTATACATGTTGGAAATTCTTGTGTGATAGCCAAAGGGTGAGTTGGAACCTTAACTTGATTTTTAAATTGTTCCTTGAAACTTGATGGATGgaaatgcctagaaaatgttGTTTTGGAGTTCTATATGAAGTGTATGGATGGTTTAAATAAAAACATGTTGGtgttaaaagagaaaaggagttttcacaagtgaaaaattgaaatttcagattttcggatGTCCCTGACCAGTCTCAATAAAATGTTTATATCTTGGTATAGGAAAACCCGTTTAAGGcgccgtcagtggcgtttgaaactagaatcataggtCTTTGTCCTGTAAAAATTtcgtatttttcctccatgtgtactgctgtctgTGAATCCTCAAAGTAGACTGTTTGTACGAATGTCCTGTTTCTTAGTGAAACTGAAATTGAGTTTTGGATGGAGATTTTAGCTTACTTGTGG containing:
- the LOC113727702 gene encoding uncharacterized protein, yielding MSSKFLAIPVPRNVSFAISDLNHHHHHRHRHRHASSIFLLPAIFFNSRKWSPTCTSPLILPIPRKIALHPLPSLPPSSSSSFFCNEEEEEETAREAVRQYLEQEVGVSKDESLRISSNSPKYIAMLIHSVQDLDQLSSSSGELALWSPGAPLSFMDKIYQMAKRKGDKGMLPYLESIGLTLSSASHLARYLSSRTLPTLIHQVKYVKEIFFSDSDDQGLIGKYARTMMMNLSISVDEDVQQTLSFFEKIQARRGGLNLLGSWDASFPQLIESFPGLLQLPIESHVKLMVEFLHHIGVPEGCLGKLFLLFPPLIFYDIEKEVKPRLLALRKVGAEDTDFGMLLLKYPWILSTSILENCENVLDFFDKEKVPQDSVTNAIKFWPLLLGCSINKLKVMVEHFSELHIANKKLGRIIARSPRLLLQKPEEFLEVVLFFKDLGLDKASVGRILARRPEIFAGSIEETLKRKLAFISSIGVSRNQLPRVIKKYPDFFVCDVDRTLRPRMMYLMQIGLSKKDVGFMVRRFSPLLGYSIKNVLMPKAEFLVDVMEKPLSDLVDYPRYFSYSLEKKIKPRFWVLKGRNLECSLKDMLNKNDEEFAAEFMGVGRRLASPIE